A window from Triticum aestivum cultivar Chinese Spring chromosome 6D, IWGSC CS RefSeq v2.1, whole genome shotgun sequence encodes these proteins:
- the LOC123145564 gene encoding cyclin-D3-1 isoform X1: MVPSGYDCAASVLLCAEDNAAILGLDDDEDDCSWAAAAGSATPPRVAADAAAAAEGFLVDHPVQSDECVAALVATEKEHMPADGYPQMLLRRAGALDLAAVRRDAIDWIWKVIEHFNFAPLTAVLSVNYLDRFLSVYPLPELVFRPSEIAASVALAAFGERNTSVVERATTTCKYINKERVLRCYELIQDKIAMGTIVLKSAGSSMFSVPQSPIGVLDAAACLSQQSDDTAVGSPATCYQASSASKRRRIGR, from the exons ATGGTTCCATCCGGGTACGACTGCGCCGCCTCCGTGCTGCTCTGCGCCGAGGACAACGCCGCCATCCTCggcctcgacgacgacgaggacgactgctcctgggcggcggcggcggggtccgccACCCCGCCGCGCGTCGCCGCCGATGCCGCCGCCGCGGCGGAGGGGTTCCTGGTGGACCACCCCGTGCAGTCCGACGAGTGCGTGGCGGCGCTCGTCGCGACTGAGAAGGAGCACATGCCGGCCGACGGGTACCCCCAGATGCTGCTGCGCCGGGCCGGGGCCCTGGATTTGGCCGCCGTCAGGAGGGACGCCATAGATTGGATTTGGAAG GTCATTGAGCATTTCAATTTCGCGCCGTTGACTGCGGTCCTGTCTGTCAACTACCTTGATAGGTTCCTCTCCGTCTATCCCCTTCCT GAGTTGGTGTTCAGACCTTCAGAGATTGCTGCAAGTGTTGCACTTGCTGCATTTGGGGAGCGCAATACTTCAGTAGTCGAGCGGGCTACAACTACCTGCAAGTACATAAACAAG GAGCGAGTGTTAAGATGCTACGAACTGATTCAAGACAAGATAGCAATGGGAACCATTGTCCTAAAGTCAGCTGGATCATCAATGTTCTCTGTGCCGCAAAGCCCGATAGGTGTGTTGGATGCTGCTGCATGTCTCAGCCAACAGAGTGATGATACTGCTGTTGGATCTCCAGCAACATGCTACCAAGCCTCTTCGGCAAGCAAAAGGAGGAGAATTGGCAGATGA
- the LOC123145564 gene encoding cyclin-D3-1 isoform X2 gives MVPSGYDCAASVLLCAEDNAAILGLDDDEDDCSWAAAAGSATPPRVAADAAAAAEGFLVDHPVQSDECVAALVATEKEHMPADGYPQMLLRRAGALDLAAVRRDAIDWIWKVIEHFNFAPLTAVLSVNYLDRFLSVYPLPTFRDCCKCCTCCIWGAQYFSSRAGYNYLQVHKQGASVKMLRTDSRQDSNGNHCPKVSWIINVLCAAKPDRCVGCCCMSQPTE, from the exons ATGGTTCCATCCGGGTACGACTGCGCCGCCTCCGTGCTGCTCTGCGCCGAGGACAACGCCGCCATCCTCggcctcgacgacgacgaggacgactgctcctgggcggcggcggcggggtccgccACCCCGCCGCGCGTCGCCGCCGATGCCGCCGCCGCGGCGGAGGGGTTCCTGGTGGACCACCCCGTGCAGTCCGACGAGTGCGTGGCGGCGCTCGTCGCGACTGAGAAGGAGCACATGCCGGCCGACGGGTACCCCCAGATGCTGCTGCGCCGGGCCGGGGCCCTGGATTTGGCCGCCGTCAGGAGGGACGCCATAGATTGGATTTGGAAG GTCATTGAGCATTTCAATTTCGCGCCGTTGACTGCGGTCCTGTCTGTCAACTACCTTGATAGGTTCCTCTCCGTCTATCCCCTTCCT ACCTTCAGAGATTGCTGCAAGTGTTGCACTTGCTGCATTTGGGGAGCGCAATACTTCAGTAGTCGAGCGGGCTACAACTACCTGCAAGTACATAAACAAG GAGCGAGTGTTAAGATGCTACGAACTGATTCAAGACAAGATAGCAATGGGAACCATTGTCCTAAAGTCAGCTGGATCATCAATGTTCTCTGTGCCGCAAAGCCCGATAGGTGTGTTGGATGCTGCTGCATGTCTCAGCCAACAGAGTGA